From Zea mays cultivar B73 chromosome 3, Zm-B73-REFERENCE-NAM-5.0, whole genome shotgun sequence:
AACTGAGACTCAATTGCGAGCCAGGCGGTACGAGCAATAGCGTCGTGGATGAGGACAACATCAGCAAGGTCAGTGGTGATGGTGCCGACAATCCACGACTTGACGACACAGTCTATTTGAACCCAGTCAGGAGAAGTAGGCGCGAAGGTGTCGGTGAGTACATGGTCCTCCAGAGTGTACTTGCCGACGAGGAGGAGGGAGTCGCGCCATCTGGTGTAGAGTGTAGAGATGTCCAGAACCACAGGGACAAGGGCCCGAATGTTCTGGACGACGACCGCCTGAGCGTGGAGGTTGATGGGCGCTGCTGCCTCGTGGATGAGAAGGGTAGCGCGAGCATCAGGAACTGTAGGATTGGTGTCGAGGTCGTGCTAGTCTGCGTCGAGGTCGGACTGGTGAGACCCGACGTCGTCGTCGAGATCAGCCGCGACACGGGCTTGAGCGGCGCGTACCAGGGCGTCGCGGATGCGCGCATCGGCAACATCGCGCTCCCTAGTAGCGTCAGCGGCCTCGTGTCAGCGTCGCGAGTGCGAGTAAGGGCAGCTGCACGTGCGAGCTGCGCCGCATGAAGACGCTGGGCTTCCTCCGCGCCAGTGATGGTGGCAGCAGGGGTGGTCGGAGCGCCGACTGGGGCGCcgaggggtggggcgggcggaacTTGGTCGCTGGCCATGGAGCAGCGCAAAGGTGCAGCAGCTGCAGACGTGCAGCGCGCAGTTGCAGCAGACTGCAGATTTCAGCGGAAGGTGGAAGGAACGGGAATGTCCCGAACTCGTGATACCATGTGAGAGAGATATGCTGTGTAGGCTATTGTGTATTGAATGAATAGAGTGCCAGTCGGTCACAATATTTATAGGAAGAGGAGATCATGTGTGGCTTATAGAAATAGTGCCAGATTGATCTCCTCTATCAATCAGTATCAGGCCTTCCTAGTGTGGGCTGATACAGATTGATCCCCTACACCAATCAGGATCTCTCCTACCATAACTAGCCTGGTTTATATCCATAATAGCACAGATTGCTATCCTGACCTAGTACACGGCAGATACTGCTAACACTACCTACTGATTTGTTGAGGATCTAGTAATCATGGTCCTAAACTGTTTAAGGACCATTAGTGTTATTTGCATGTTGTTGCACAAGTTATACCCTCGAGTCACAGATAAGTGACCTTTTGCACTGTGTGCAGTCAAAGTATTTAAACATTGATCATCAACACCTCTTGACAGTTAGATTGAATATGTGAAAATGGTATGAGCATATCTGTCTCAAATAGTAGTTGCATAATGTTGTGATATTTCTGTACATTGTAATTGTTGCAAGCAATGGAAATTAGCAGTCAAAGGTACACATTAATGACTGTGAGCGTCTTATTTGTGACGGTAGGGAGTGTTCTGTTTGTATAAGAGTTAGATACAGAATTTCTGCTCTTGCTTAAGCAACGACTGATTCTGATCAAATGTGTACAGCTATATTACTTATGCCAAAGAAGAAGAGGCCATCCGGTGTATTCAAGCTGTACACAATTTTGTCTTGGAAGGGAAAGTGTTAAGGTGAGTTTCTATACTTTGTTCTCTTCTTTAAGTTTTACACAACATAGTAACTCAAATGGTTGTTGACTGTTGCAGGGCATGTTTTGGTACTACGAAGTATTGCCATGCATGGCTGCGAAACATGGTACAATTGTTGCTTCGTTCTCATAGCTTCATTTACTTACTCTACTACCCAGTTCACTTATCCTGAATATTTCTTGACTTTTCCCAGACATGTGGGAATCCAGATTGTCTCTATTTGCATGATGTAGGCAGTCAGGAGGATAGTTTTACTAAAGATGAGATCATCTCAGCATATACAAGGTAGTACTGAGCTATTTTTAACATATGTTGTGGAACCTTAGTTTCTTGTGTGCTTCAATGTGGATGTTTTATTATATTAAATTAAGTAATGCTTTGATGGACTTTGTGCTAAAGCCTAAAACGATTTTGATAGTTTCAATTGCTACTTTTCATTCACTCTTCTATATTTCTGTCAGGACTAGAGTCCCTCAGATGGCATCTGGTGTTTCGCAAAGACGCACAGGCACTGTGTTGCCTCCTCCAGGAGATGATTTCTCTTACAGTGCGGTGGTTTCAGCCAAGCATACATTTAAGAATGGAACACTTGTATGTTCTTTATGCTGAAAATTCAAAATGCACTGGAAGACATGTCAATTTTTTATACTTCTACGCTGCTTTCTAGTCTAGGTTTATTCTCTTGCATTTCATCACGTTTTTGGCTTACATACTCCATTAATTGGCTGTCATGCAGAATACCACCAGTCAGCCCAGACTTTCACCTCCAAACAGTAGTTCTGGGAGGTCCACGCTTCCATCAGCTGCCTCATGGTATGATACCTCTAAAAGTCTTCTGCTACCTTTTTTCCATGCACTGatttccccccccccccatttTTATCTGCAGGGGGCAGCGTGATTTGAATGCCAGGACAACAGCTACTGGAGCGACATCGTCACAATCTCATACAAAACCAAAATCAGAATCACAAAGTAATCCATTTTCAAGTTCTTCAGTATTTTCCTGTACAAAAACACCCTCTTCATGGAATGATGATACAAGTACAGCAGCAAAAATATCTGAAGGACAGCAACTGTCAGAAAAAGAGTCTAGAACCTTGCAGCCGTATAAGCCTGGTATTTCAAAGGAAACACAAGCTTTATCATCACTGGAGTCATCACTGGACATAGACTTCTCAAcaataccttcagcttggaatgaCGATGACATTGTAGTACCAGATGTGATGCCAAAAGGAAGTGATGAAAATCAAGTTGCAAATAAAAATGGTGAGCTAACCCATCCAGCATCCAAGTCACTGGTTTTATCTAAGAAAGACATAAAAATGAACATTACCAGCAAAACTCCTTCAGATTTTGTATCAAGTCCAGCAATATCTAAATCAGATGTAAGTACTAGTGATGGTGACCACTCACTCACCAATATTACTCCTAAATGCCTTGCTTCAAATGCTGTAGAATGCCAATCTAGTCATACTGCTGTGGAGAAAATGTTGGAGGATATTGGATCCAAGGACACTGACATGGAGAAGCTATCTGCTCAGATATCTTCAGTAACATTAGGTGGCAACGACGAGATTCAGAGTATGGCAGGAAATCAACAACCAGATGTAATGCCATGCACATCTGTTGATGTGCTCATGGATCAGAATTTTGGCAGAGACCTAGCTCATCCCAATCCTGACGAGCTCTTATTGCCTTCTGAAAATAAGGATAGTATTGTTTCTTGTCAATATAGTTCTGATAAGCGTCTTGATTGGAGTTTGGAGATGCAAAATTGTAGCGTTACTCCTTTAAATGATAGAATGGACTCTGCACTGCTCACTGACAAAATTCATAGTAGACAGCTGGATGGTTCAGAGCAATCATCATATTCATCATTTGTTGAATTTCCTAGTACAGTGGATACCTCATTGTGGAATGATACAGAAAATAACGCTGCATTGACGATTGACAATATAACTTCTTCACAGATGCAGCCAGGGTTTTCTTCAACTGATAACACTTATGCCTTGCTAAATGGAGGTCAAGATGGGCTAGGTACTGTATATACACATGATAATGTTTCTGTATATACACATGGCAATGTTTCTGGACATCCTGGAATGGGAAGTCATCACCATAGAGCAATGGGTTCATTAAGAAACAATAGTATAGGAAGTTTTGACAAGACCATAAGCGTAAATAAGTATGAAAGAAGAATAATTTCTGATACGTTGTCAGAGTTTAATCCATGGGATGATTCATATTCGACTGCTAACAATTTTGCTAGGATGCTTAGGGAATCTAAAAATAATGATGTCCATTGCATTGCGCCTTCATGGAAATCAGGAACCGGGATCAAAGAGTCCAGATTTTCATTTGCTAGACAGGATAACCAAGGAAACTTGTTTGATTCATCTCTCAGAAACTGTGGTACTGGTACTGAGCAGAATTTCAGTTTGCTACCCCAGAATTCTCGAGGAAATATTTACCAGAATGGCCTTGCATTCCAATCTCTAGAGAATGAATTTTCAAACAATAACTCTCCTGGTGTATTAGATATGGCAACTACTGGTGAGTGCTATTATACCTTTTTACTTCTTTGCCTGACTGAGCAGAATGATAAGTACTGCAATTTGAATGAATTTACTCTGTGTGCCACACTTATTTTTCATTGAGCATTGGTAAAGATATTCTGACTCATGCAAATGGATTGTTGATCTATTGGTGCTTATTATGTATTTTTTCCCACtgttaaatttattttttatgaAGAATTTGCTTTCTCAGGTACATCGATGTCTAAAATATCTGCCCCCCCAGGATTTTCGGCACCAACAAGAGTACCCCCTCCTGGATTTTCTACTGCATTTCCATCCCAGGATAGTTTGAACCCCACTCCTGTGTTTCCTTCTGGAATTTTGTGCCATGGCGGGTCTATCCCCCCTCCTAGATTCTCTTCATTTTCTTCTGGAATTTCAACTCAGGAAGTGTCTAAGCCTCCTACTAGACCGCCTTCTCCATTTTCTTCTAGATTTTCATCACAGGACGGTCTTGACCCCTCTTCTAGATTCCCTTTTTCTTCTGGATTTTCATCACATGATGGGTCTAATCAGTCGTATGGCTCAACGAACCCAGGTTTGTTTCCTGCCTCTTATTTTCCTAGAACTAGTTTGATTTCTCATCATGCCTTTTGTGGTGCTTCGCAGAAAATCTTCTCCGGGGTACTGTTCAGGGTGGCAACAGTAATCATTATCAATCTCAGTTTGGAAGGCACTCAAGTGACATGGAGTTTGATGAtcctgctatattagccatgggcaAAGGGCTGATGCCTGGAATTGGCGATTCAGGGCTGGAGATGAAAAATACTCCTGCTTTTCAAGCACAGTTGCAACCAGCAAGTAGTGATCCAAGATTTCAGTTACATGTACAGCCAAATGTGCAGTCTCGTCAAAACATGAGATTCACAGACCCTATGCAAGATGGTTTGAACCATATGAACGATAATTACCTGGCATCCAGATTTTTAGCTCAGAACCAGGGTCCTCTATCTCCTTATGTGCAGATTCCGCAACAACCCAGAAACTCGCAGGTTATAAATGGTCACTGGGACGGGTGGAGTGATTTGAGACAAGGGAATAACGCTCCTATGTCAGACATGTCCAGGATATTATATCCAAGTGAAGTGAACAAGTTGCATATGCTGGGTTCAAATGATGTCCATAACAGAGCCTTTGGAATGTGATCGTCTCCTGGGATAATGTGCGACTTTGAGCTGACATGTTCAACTTGGGGCGTTTTGTGCAAGTAACTGGTTGCACAACACATAGTATACCTGAGGTGGTTAATGGTGTTGTGCTCATGAGCTGGCACACGACTATTTATTGCTGTTGGAGTTGACCAAAATGAACCTTAGTTTTGGTCCATCCATttggaattaccaggtatgcatgCCATTGATTAGTGTTTTTTTTTTGGTTAGTGAGAGCAGGTGGTTCACAGACAAGTTGAAAACTGACCTTCCTTTTGGTTTATTTGTtgatgatcaggttcattctcgtCTATGATTTGTGAAGCTTGAATGAAAAGAAAGATTACGTGCCTGAGAAGAACAAGGCAGCTGAAGTTGAAATAGATAGAGATATGTCTATTATGGGATGTGGTGTGACTTGCGAGCGAAAGAGATGAAGAAGATTAGGTGGGCTTGGCTTGATGGCAGCTTGTTTTTTCTTGTGTCTTGTACATGATGATATTGGTCGGTGGTTGTATATGACTTGTGATCGACGGTGGCTGCATTAACCTGTAGTGGTTGCCCTTGCTCCTTCCTGCCTGTTTTGTTTGCAGCTCCTCCTGTTTTGCATAGTTTATGCTGATTAAGGGAATTGGTGAAAGTCTAGTGTTACCCATGGTATAATAATAGGGAACTGGTTTCTTTGTTAGCATTACTTCATTTGTCTAAAAAAAATCCGttaaccggctctgataccaattgaaagtcgactagagggaaggtgaatagggcgaatctgaaatttacaaacttaatcacaactataagtcgggttaatcacaactataatcacctagaccgagtgagcttctcttctcaatcaatcggaacacaaagtttccgcaaagaccaccacacaattggtgtctcttgcctcgcttacaaattagtttgatcgcaagaagaatgagaaagaaagaagcaatccaagtgcaagagctcaaatgaacacaacaaatctctctcactaatcactaaagctttgtgtggagttgggagaggatttgatctctttggtgtgtcttgtattgaatactagctcttgtaagtagttggaaggtggaaaacttggatgccaatgaatgtggggtggttggggtatttatagccccaaccaccacaaagtggccgttggaaggctgcagtcgcatggcgcaccagacagtctggtgcgccaccggacactgtccggtgcgccagccacgtcagcagaccgttggtgttcgaccgttggagctctgtcttgtgggttcgcctggctgtccggtgtgccacccgcgcgtgctctgctcctctgcgcgcgcaggcgcgcatttaatgcgttgcagtcgaccgttgcgcgcgaagtagccgttgctccgctgtcacaccggacagtccggtgtgcaccggacactgtccggtgactcaccggacagtccggtgaattatagcggagcggattcccgaagctggcgagttcagatttgctctcccctggggcaccggacagtccgatgaattatagcgggcgcctctaagaattcccgaaggtgttgagttcagcttggagttccctggtgcaccggacactgtccggtggcacaccggacagtccggtgcgccagaccagggagcccttcggttatccctagctctctttgtttgaacccttttcttggtctttttattggcttattgtgaacctttggcacctgtagaacttatagactagagcaaactagttagttcaattatttgtgttgggcaattcaaccaccaaaatcatttaggaaataggtgtaagcctaattccctttcaggagggtcgcggaccgtccgggccctagccgcggaccgtccgccagtgcaatttctggcagatgcgccccaacggctatatgggtggttgagggctataaataccaccccaaccggccacttcaatgaAGAGGGAGCCCaaacaacattccaagtcatctagttgacatactcaagccctcccaaccacatatattcattgatccatcctatgcgcaagatttaggccactacaaccaacacaagtgccacaaaagagagctagcaaaagaaagcctctagTGTGAATCTAGCaagagtgccttgtgagaattattgagagttagtgagcactacatcttgtgatcatttgtgcgtggagttttgactcccattgaacttcctccaaagttttagaggcctgtaaaagctagcaagagacaccaaagagtgtggtggtccttgcggggtcttaagtgatccttgagaagaagaagagctcgcgatcttgagtgatcggtggagagagggaaagggttgaaaaagacccgtccttagtggactcctcaacggggactaggccttcgagggccgaacctcggtaaaacaaatcacccgtgtccattgtgtttattgcttgtgatttgtttgttttccctcactctaagtttttcttgcactattctttgctaaccttatttggtgttgctttaagttaaattctcatttagtgaagaaaCACACTGCAAGAAAGAACTCGTGTCATcactcttctcatctaagccttcttgcttt
This genomic window contains:
- the LOC100381591 gene encoding uncharacterized protein isoform X1, which translates into the protein MTTMSDDGDRTCPLCAEEMDITDQQLKPCKCGYDICVWCWHHIIDMAEKEETVGRCPACRTCYDKDRIVKMAATCDRTVAEKNAEKKHRTQKVKPKAAPSAAATSTVESKKHLASVRVIQRNLVYIIGLPAHLCNESVLECREYFGQYGKILKVSVSRPTGPPSQQASANSNISVYITYAKEEEAIRCIQAVHNFVLEGKVLRACFGTTKYCHAWLRNMTCGNPDCLYLHDVGSQEDSFTKDEIISAYTRTRVPQMASGVSQRRTGTVLPPPGDDFSYSAVVSAKHTFKNGTLNTTSQPRLSPPNSSSGRSTLPSAASWGQRDLNARTTATGATSSQSHTKPKSESQSNPFSSSSVFSCTKTPSSWNDDTSTAAKISEGQQLSEKESRTLQPYKPGISKETQALSSLESSLDIDFSTIPSAWNDDDIVVPDVMPKGSDENQVANKNGELTHPASKSLVLSKKDIKMNITSKTPSDFVSSPAISKSDVSTSDGDHSLTNITPKCLASNAVECQSSHTAVEKMLEDIGSKDTDMEKLSAQISSVTLGGNDEIQSMAGNQQPDVMPCTSVDVLMDQNFGRDLAHPNPDELLLPSENKDSIVSCQYSSDKRLDWSLEMQNCSVTPLNDRMDSALLTDKIHSRQLDGSEQSSYSSFVEFPSTVDTSLWNDTENNAALTIDNITSSQMQPGFSSTDNTYALLNGGQDGLGTVYTHDNVSVYTHGNVSGHPGMGSHHHRAMGSLRNNSIGSFDKTISVNKYERRIISDTLSEFNPWDDSYSTANNFARMLRESKNNDVHCIAPSWKSGTGIKESRFSFARQDNQGNLFDSSLRNCGTGTEQNFSLLPQNSRGNIYQNGLAFQSLENEFSNNNSPGVLDMATTGTSMSKISAPPGFSAPTRVPPPGFSTAFPSQDSLNPTPVFPSGILCHGGSIPPPRFSSFSSGISTQEVSKPPTRPPSPFSSRFSSQDGLDPSSRFPFSSGFSSHDGSNQSYGSTNPENLLRGTVQGGNSNHYQSQFGRHSSDMEFDDPAILAMGKGLMPGIGDSGLEMKNTPAFQAQLQPASSDPRFQLHVQPNVQSRQNMRFTDPMQDGLNHMNDNYLASRFLAQNQGPLSPYVQIPQQPRNSQVINGHWDGWSDLRQGNNAPMSDMSRILYPSEVNKLHMLGSNDVHNRAFGM
- the LOC100381591 gene encoding uncharacterized protein isoform X2, which gives rise to MFWYYEVLPCMAAKHDCLYLHDVGSQEDSFTKDEIISAYTRTRVPQMASGVSQRRTGTVLPPPGDDFSYSAVVSAKHTFKNGTLNTTSQPRLSPPNSSSGRSTLPSAASWGQRDLNARTTATGATSSQSHTKPKSESQSNPFSSSSVFSCTKTPSSWNDDTSTAAKISEGQQLSEKESRTLQPYKPGISKETQALSSLESSLDIDFSTIPSAWNDDDIVVPDVMPKGSDENQVANKNGELTHPASKSLVLSKKDIKMNITSKTPSDFVSSPAISKSDVSTSDGDHSLTNITPKCLASNAVECQSSHTAVEKMLEDIGSKDTDMEKLSAQISSVTLGGNDEIQSMAGNQQPDVMPCTSVDVLMDQNFGRDLAHPNPDELLLPSENKDSIVSCQYSSDKRLDWSLEMQNCSVTPLNDRMDSALLTDKIHSRQLDGSEQSSYSSFVEFPSTVDTSLWNDTENNAALTIDNITSSQMQPGFSSTDNTYALLNGGQDGLGTVYTHDNVSVYTHGNVSGHPGMGSHHHRAMGSLRNNSIGSFDKTISVNKYERRIISDTLSEFNPWDDSYSTANNFARMLRESKNNDVHCIAPSWKSGTGIKESRFSFARQDNQGNLFDSSLRNCGTGTEQNFSLLPQNSRGNIYQNGLAFQSLENEFSNNNSPGVLDMATTGTSMSKISAPPGFSAPTRVPPPGFSTAFPSQDSLNPTPVFPSGILCHGGSIPPPRFSSFSSGISTQEVSKPPTRPPSPFSSRFSSQDGLDPSSRFPFSSGFSSHDGSNQSYGSTNPENLLRGTVQGGNSNHYQSQFGRHSSDMEFDDPAILAMGKGLMPGIGDSGLEMKNTPAFQAQLQPASSDPRFQLHVQPNVQSRQNMRFTDPMQDGLNHMNDNYLASRFLAQNQGPLSPYVQIPQQPRNSQVINGHWDGWSDLRQGNNAPMSDMSRILYPSEVNKLHMLGSNDVHNRAFGM